The genomic region AAGATACTCCTGCGCTATCTCTTGACGCGACTTTCTTCCAGGTCTTAACTCACGTCCTAAATTAAGACGTAAGGGCGTTCGGGAAGTGAACGCGGCGCCCTTGCGCATCTCCCTCCGGGAAGGGACGCCAGACGTTATGCGCAGAACCCGAGCCGCGGCCGCGAGCGCGGTCACCGTCTCCCTGCTGGCCGCCGTGACCGCCTGCGGCGGTGGCTCGTCGACGGAAGGCGGGTCCAACGACTCGCCGAAGACGCTCACCTACTGGGCCTCCAACCAGGGCCCGAGCATCGAGGCCGACAAGAAGATCCTCACGCCCGAGCTGAAGAAGTTCGAGCAGGAGACCGGCATCAAGGTCAAGTTGGAGGTCATCCCCTGGTCCGACCTCCTCAACCGCATTCTCGCCGCGACCACTTCGGGTCAGGGCCCGGACGTCCTCAACATCGGCAACACCTGGTCGGCCTCGCTCCAGGCGACGGGGGCTCTGCTGCCCTGGGACACCAAGAACTTCGACAAGATCGGCGGCAAGGACCGGTTCGTCGAGTCGGCGCTCGGCTCGGCGGGGGCGAGCAGTTCGGATCCGGCGGCGGTGCCGCTGTACTCGATGGCGTACGCGCTCTACTACAACAAGAAGATGTTCGCGGACGCGGGGATATCCGGACCGCCCGCCACCTGGGACGACCTGGTCGCCGACGGGAAGAAGATCTCCAAGGACGGCAAGTGGGCGCTGGCCGCCGAGGGTTCGAACCCGTCGGAGAACATCCACCACGTCTTCGTCCTCGGCAAGCAGCACGGCGCCGACTTCTTCGACGCCGACGGGAAGCCCGACTTCACCTCCGACGGAGCCGTCGCGGCGGTCAAGCAGTACGTCGATCTGATGGCCAAGGACAAGGTCGTCGCGCCCGGCAACGCCGAGTACGCGCAGAACCAGTCGCTGCAGGACTTCGCCAAGGACAAGACGGCGATGGTGCTGTGGCAGACCGCCGCGACCACGCTCAAGGCGCACGGCATGAGCGACGACGAGTGGGGGGTCGCGCCGGTGCCGGTCCAGTCCGGCAGCCCGGGGGCGGAGACCGCCGTGAACTCGATGGTGGCGGGCATCAACCTGGCCGTCTTCAAGAACACCGACAACATCGACGGCGCCACGAAGTTCGTGAAGTTCATGACGAGCGACGCCGAGCAGAAGACGCTCAACGAGACATACGGGTCCATCCCGCCGGTCAAGGCGGCCCAGGAGGACCCGGCGTTCAACACACCCGCGCTGAAGGTGATCAGGGACACGCTCGCCAAGAGCGCGGCCCCGCTGCCCCAGGTGCCCAACGAGTCGCAGTTCGAGACGGCGGTCGGCACGGCCGTGAAGGAGCTGTTCGCGGACGCCGCGGCCGGACGGCCGGTGACGACCGCCTCGGTCAAGGAGAAGCTCTCCGAGGCTCAGCAGCAGATGCCGAAGAAGTGAGCGTTCGATGACCGTGACCGCTGAACCCGCGGTCGGGGAGGAGGCGTTGCCCGGTGCGACGGGGCCGACCCCGCGCCGCCGCACCGGGCGCGTACGCCGTATCGCCCTGCCGTATCTGCTCCTGCTGCCCGCCCTGCTGCTCGAACTCCTCGTCCATCTGGTGCCGATGGTGATCGGCATCGTGATGAGCTTCAAGGAGCTCACGCAGTTCTACATCCGCGACTGGGGCGCCGCACCCTGGGCGGGGTTCGACAACTACAGCCTGTCCGTGGACTTCGACGCGCCCGTCGGCGCTGCGCTGCTCGACTCCTTCTTCGTCACCTGCGCCTTCACCGTGCTGTCCGTCGGCCTGTGCTGGCTGCTCGGCACGACGGCCGCGGTCTACATGCAGGAGACGTTCCGCGGCCGCGGCTTCCTGCGCGCGGTCTTCCTCATCCCGTACGCGCTTCCGGTGTACGCGGCCGTCATCACCTGGGCGTTCATGTTCCAGCACGACAACGGCCTGGTGAACCACGTGCTGCACGACCAACTGGGCCTCACCGACAGCCCGTCCTTCTGGCTGATCGGCGACAACAGTTTCATCGCGCTGCTCGTCGTGTCGGTGTGGAAGGGCTGGCCGTTCGCCTTCCTCATCGTGATGGCGGGCCTGCAGAACATCCCCAGGGACCTGTACGAGGCGGCGGCGATCGACGGGGCCGGGATGCTCCAGCAGCTCCGCCGCATCACGCTGCCTTCGCTGCGCCCGGTCAACCAGGTGCTGGTCCTGGTGCTCTTCCTGTGGACGTTCAACGACTTCAACACGCCGTACGTGCTGTTCGGCAAGGCGGCGCCGGAGGCCGCCGACCTGATCTCGATCCACATCTACCAGTCGTCGTTCGTGACATGGAACTTCGGGACGGGGTCGGCGATGTCCGTGCTGCTGTTGCTGTTCCTGCTGGTCGTGACGGGCGTCTACCTCGTCCTGACCTCGCGCGGACGGAGGTCCGCCGATGTCTAGCCAGTCACTGTCCAAGCAATCACTGTCCAAGCGGTCCCGGTCCCAACCGTCGCTGTCCGGGCAGTCGTTGTCGGCGCGGCGGTCGCCGATGGCCGCACCGCGCTCCTTCCTCTGGTCGCGCCGGATTTTCCTCACCCTGCTGACCGGCTTCGTCCTGCTGCCGGTGTACGTGATGCTGTCCAGCTCGCTGAAACCGCTGCAGGACGTGTCGGGGAAGTTCCGCTGGGTGCCCAGCGGGCTGACGGTCCGCCCGTACATCGACATCTGGTCGACCGTTCCGCTGGCGAAGTACTTCGTCAACTCGCTGATCGTGGCGGGCGCGGCGACGGTCTGCTCGGTGGTGATCGCGATCTTCGCCGCGTACGGGGTGAGCCGGTACCGCTTCCGCGGGAAGCGGCTGTTCACCGTGACCGTGCTGTCCACGCAGATGTTCCCCGGGATCCTCTTCCTGCTCCCGCTGTTCCTGATCTACGTGAACATCGGCAACGCCACCGGCATCGCGCTCTTCGGCTCGCGGATCGGCCTGATCCTCACGTATCTGACGTTCTCGCTGCCGTTCTCGATCTGGATGTTGATCGGTTACTTCGAGTCGGTGCCGCGGGATCTGGACGAGGCGGCGATGGTGGACGGCTGCGGGCCGCTCGGCGCGCTCTTCCGGGTCGTCGTGCCCGCCGCGATCCCCGGGATCGTCGCGGTCGCGGTGTACGCGTTCATGACCGCGTGGGGCGAGGTGCTGTTCGCGTCGGTGATGACCAACGACACCACCCGCACGCTCGCCGTCGGCCTCAAGGGTTATGCCACACAGAGCGACGTGTACTGGAACCAGGTCATGGCCGCCTCGCTCGTGGTGAGCGTCCCCGTGGTCGCCGGGTTCCTGCTGCTCCAGCGCTATCTGGTCGCCGGGCTCACCGCCGGGGCAGTGAAGTGACCGACTCCTCTCCGCTCTCCGACTCCGCCTCCAACTCCCCCTTCTCCGAAAGGACTTCTGTGACCATCGACCTCGCCGCACTCCCCCAGGACTTCGTGTGGGGGACGGCCACGTCGGCGTACCAGATCGAGGGTGCCGTCGCCGAGGACGGCCGCTCGCCCTCCATCTGGGACACGTTCTCGCACACGCCGGGGCAGGTGGACGGCGACGACCACGGGGATGTCGCCTGCGACCACTACCACCGGTGGCGCGAGGACATCGCCCTGATGAAGGAGCTGGGCACCAACGCGTACCGGCTGTCGGTCGCCTGGCCGCGCGTCGTGCCGGGCGGCGACGGCCCGGTGAACGCCAAGGGGCTCGACTTCTACGACGCGTTGGTCGACGGCCTGCTGGAGGCGGGGATCACGCCGTCGGTGACGCTCTACCACTGGGACCTGCCGCAGGTGCTCCAGGACCGGGGCGGCTGGCCCGAGCGCGACACGGCGTACCACCTGGCGGCGTACGCGACGGCCGTCGCCGAGCGGCTCGGTGACCGGGTCCGGCACTGGACGACCCTCAACGAGCCACTGTGCTCCGCGTGGATCGGCCATCTGGAGGGGAAAATGGCTCCGGGCTTCACGGACCTCACGGCAGCCGTCCGAGCCTCCTACCACCTTCTCCTCGGCCACGGCCTCGCCACGCAGGCGATCCGGGCCGCGGCCCCGGCCGCCCAGGTCGGCATCGTCAACAACCTCTCCAGCATCGAGCCCGCCACCGACCGCCCCGAGGACGTCGCGGCGGCCCGGCGCTTGGACGGCCACACCAACCGCTGGTGGCTCGACCCGGTCCACGGCCGCGGTTTCCCGGCGGACATGCGCGAGGTGTACGGAGTCGAACTCCCCGAGCGGGCGGGCGACTTGGCGACCATGGCCCAGCCCCTGGACTGGCTCGGCCTCAACTACTACTTCCCGTCCGTCGTCGCCGACGACCCCGGCGGCCCCGCCCCCTTCGCCCAGGCGGTCCGCCGGCCCGGCATCCCCCGCACGGCCATGGACTGGGAGATCGACGCGTCCGGCATCGAGAACCTGCTGCTGCGCCTCACCGACGACTACGGCGCCCGGCGGCTCTACGTCACCGAGAACGGCTCCGCCTACCCGGACGTCGTCCGCGCCGACGGCACGGTCGACGACCCCGAGCGCACCCTGTACCTGGAACAGCATCTGGCGGCCTGTGCGTCGGCCGCCCGCAAGGGGGCTCCCCTGGCGGGCTACTTCGCCTGGTCCCTGCTGGACAACTTCGAGTGGGCGTACGGCTACGACAAGCGTTTCGGTCTCGTGCACGTCGACTACCGGACGCAGCGGCGCACGGTGAAAGGCAGCGGGCGGCGGTACGCGGAAATCATCCGGGAGCACGGCGGGAGGGAGCGGAAGGCGGCCTGAGGCCTGAGAACTGGGGTCTTTGGACTTTGCTCTCCGGTCTCCGGTCTTCGGTCTTCGGTCTTCGGTCCGATGCTCACTGACCCAGCTCGTCCAGGGCCGCGGTGAGTTCGGGGGCGACGCGCTCCCTGACCCAGGCGACCTGCTCGTCCCCCGCGCCACGCGGGACGGTCTCGATGAGCATGATCAGGTAGAGATAGCTGCGGTAGAGGGCGAGGCGCTGACGGGCCGGGTGAGTGAACTCGGCCCGTCCGCCGGACTCCTGATAGCCCATCAGGAAGTCGGGGTCCTTCCTGATGTCACCGAGGAGCGCGAGGGAGACGAAGTCCGCGAGCGGGTCTCCCCAGAACATGCGCTCGCCGTCGGCCAGTCCGCCGATCCTGGGCTCGCCGCCGCCTTCCGGACGGTCGATCAGGATGTTCCCCGGCCACAGATCGAAGTGCACCAGGAGCGGGACCGTGACCTCGTCCAAGGCGTCGTACGCCGACTTGGCCGCGCGCGCCACCTCGTCCACCGGGCGGGGCAGCCACGCCTCGTACCGGCGGGCGTCCTCCAGGACGGCGTCGTACATGGCGGTGAAGGCCGTACGCCAGTCGGCGGACAGAGGGCCGAGGGCGCCGGACGGGTAGCCGAAGCCGGGCCCCTCCACCTGATGGAGGCGAGCCACCTGACGCCCCAACTCCCTGCGCAGTGCCGCCTGTTCGGTATCCGGGTAGGTGCCCCAGGCATCGCCCGGACAGGCCGTCATCAGGAGGTGACAGCCTTCGGACGCGTCCAGGGAGACGCTCACGACTCGCGGCGCGGGCACGTCGACCGTGGCGGCGGCACGGTAGAACTCGGCCTCCGCGGCGAGGAGTTCACGCTCGTGGCTCATGCCGGGGACGGTCGGCGGGGGCGGGACCTTCAGTACGTACCGGCTGCCGTCGGTGAGGCGGAGTTCTTCGACGGTGTTGTACGTGCCGCCGCTCAGCGGCCGGCAGTGGTCGAGGCTGCCGGGCGGAAACCCGGCCGCCTCCAGGACCCGCACGGCCCGCTCCCGCGACGTCCCGCCCTCCGACATCCCGCCCACCCCGTTTCGTCGTAGTCGTAAGTCGTACGGTCCCAGTAAAGGATCAGGGTACGGATGGACGTGGAAACCGGAGGTCAGCGAGTCGCCCGAGGTACAACGCCCCGTCCCCTTCCCCTCCGAACAAGCGGAGCGCATAGGCTCCGTCGCATGGAACAGAGCGAGATCATCCTGCGAGCCATCGGCGTCCTGACCGAGACCCAGGAGATGGTGCGCAGGCTCAACGAGGAAGTCGAGGTCGACATCGATGCCGGAGAGGCGCAGCTCGGCAGGCTGGTGACCGAGGTGTTCCCGTCGGTCGAGGTGCCCGGCGACGCGACTCCGGCGGAGGCGGGCCAGGCCGTCATCGACGCTCTGATGCCCGCGGCGATCTCCCTGGTGGGCGCCTTCGCCTTCCTGTTCTCGGAACTCGCCGAGGTCCACGACACGGGCCGGTCCGAGATCAAGAGCACCGATCTCCTTCGCACCCTCGCGCTCCGTCTGTCCAACTCGGACGCGCACGGGGACGACGACGCGGGCGACGACGCCTGACCATGCCCGGCGGTGTGCATCCCGAGTCCGCGGCGGTCCGGCGCGACCAGACCCTGCGTCAACGAGTCGACCGGCGGGCCGACTCGTCGGCCGCCGCGAGTCGTCCGGCGGGTGCCCCGAATCTGGCCAGGCAGTGCCACACCTTCTTCAGGTCCTGGGGGTCGTGACGGCCCGTGCGGGCGGCGTCGCCGATGATCCGCGGGTCGAGGTGCCCGTCCTCGGCGATCCGCGCCCCCAGTGCGACGTACCGGGGACCACGGAAGTCCGGATGGCGGCGCAACTCCTCGACGGAGAGCCGGTATCCGGGGTGCCACTCGACCGGGCAGGGCAGCCGTCGGGCCGCGGTCTCGACGGGGGTGCCGCGGTAGCAGGGGTCCAGGACCAGCGCCTCCATGTGCCTGTCCAGGGCGACCCGTCCGTGCACCTGTGCCTCGATGTAGTCGTCGAGGGCGTCCCGGTCGTCCGCCTCGGCCAGGCCGATGAGGGACATCCCGTCGGCGACCCCGAACGCCGTCGGGTCGACGGAGCTGTCCGGGTAG from Streptomyces sp. NBC_00878 harbors:
- a CDS encoding phosphotransferase family protein codes for the protein MSEGGTSRERAVRVLEAAGFPPGSLDHCRPLSGGTYNTVEELRLTDGSRYVLKVPPPPTVPGMSHERELLAAEAEFYRAAATVDVPAPRVVSVSLDASEGCHLLMTACPGDAWGTYPDTEQAALRRELGRQVARLHQVEGPGFGYPSGALGPLSADWRTAFTAMYDAVLEDARRYEAWLPRPVDEVARAAKSAYDALDEVTVPLLVHFDLWPGNILIDRPEGGGEPRIGGLADGERMFWGDPLADFVSLALLGDIRKDPDFLMGYQESGGRAEFTHPARQRLALYRSYLYLIMLIETVPRGAGDEQVAWVRERVAPELTAALDELGQ
- a CDS encoding DUF3626 domain-containing protein → MDFGDIHSPRWRALRHVAALSSGPAVDPGLRVTLNLHPDRLLRGRPILEALAEDGTYCSQFVTGTSNGGLTAHPGGDRWRWESRMFGRAYDAAAPHERPVYGALNFRHQVVGAAPRFGSAHFRLTPDALRRTTFCYPDSSVDPTAFGVADGMSLIGLAEADDRDALDDYIEAQVHGRVALDRHMEALVLDPCYRGTPVETAARRLPCPVEWHPGYRLSVEELRRHPDFRGPRYVALGARIAEDGHLDPRIIGDAARTGRHDPQDLKKVWHCLARFGAPAGRLAAADESARRSTR
- a CDS encoding carbohydrate ABC transporter permease, whose translation is MAAPRSFLWSRRIFLTLLTGFVLLPVYVMLSSSLKPLQDVSGKFRWVPSGLTVRPYIDIWSTVPLAKYFVNSLIVAGAATVCSVVIAIFAAYGVSRYRFRGKRLFTVTVLSTQMFPGILFLLPLFLIYVNIGNATGIALFGSRIGLILTYLTFSLPFSIWMLIGYFESVPRDLDEAAMVDGCGPLGALFRVVVPAAIPGIVAVAVYAFMTAWGEVLFASVMTNDTTRTLAVGLKGYATQSDVYWNQVMAASLVVSVPVVAGFLLLQRYLVAGLTAGAVK
- a CDS encoding GH1 family beta-glucosidase → MTIDLAALPQDFVWGTATSAYQIEGAVAEDGRSPSIWDTFSHTPGQVDGDDHGDVACDHYHRWREDIALMKELGTNAYRLSVAWPRVVPGGDGPVNAKGLDFYDALVDGLLEAGITPSVTLYHWDLPQVLQDRGGWPERDTAYHLAAYATAVAERLGDRVRHWTTLNEPLCSAWIGHLEGKMAPGFTDLTAAVRASYHLLLGHGLATQAIRAAAPAAQVGIVNNLSSIEPATDRPEDVAAARRLDGHTNRWWLDPVHGRGFPADMREVYGVELPERAGDLATMAQPLDWLGLNYYFPSVVADDPGGPAPFAQAVRRPGIPRTAMDWEIDASGIENLLLRLTDDYGARRLYVTENGSAYPDVVRADGTVDDPERTLYLEQHLAACASAARKGAPLAGYFAWSLLDNFEWAYGYDKRFGLVHVDYRTQRRTVKGSGRRYAEIIREHGGRERKAA
- a CDS encoding carbohydrate ABC transporter permease, translating into MTVTAEPAVGEEALPGATGPTPRRRTGRVRRIALPYLLLLPALLLELLVHLVPMVIGIVMSFKELTQFYIRDWGAAPWAGFDNYSLSVDFDAPVGAALLDSFFVTCAFTVLSVGLCWLLGTTAAVYMQETFRGRGFLRAVFLIPYALPVYAAVITWAFMFQHDNGLVNHVLHDQLGLTDSPSFWLIGDNSFIALLVVSVWKGWPFAFLIVMAGLQNIPRDLYEAAAIDGAGMLQQLRRITLPSLRPVNQVLVLVLFLWTFNDFNTPYVLFGKAAPEAADLISIHIYQSSFVTWNFGTGSAMSVLLLLFLLVVTGVYLVLTSRGRRSADV
- a CDS encoding sugar ABC transporter substrate-binding protein, whose product is MRRTRAAAASAVTVSLLAAVTACGGGSSTEGGSNDSPKTLTYWASNQGPSIEADKKILTPELKKFEQETGIKVKLEVIPWSDLLNRILAATTSGQGPDVLNIGNTWSASLQATGALLPWDTKNFDKIGGKDRFVESALGSAGASSSDPAAVPLYSMAYALYYNKKMFADAGISGPPATWDDLVADGKKISKDGKWALAAEGSNPSENIHHVFVLGKQHGADFFDADGKPDFTSDGAVAAVKQYVDLMAKDKVVAPGNAEYAQNQSLQDFAKDKTAMVLWQTAATTLKAHGMSDDEWGVAPVPVQSGSPGAETAVNSMVAGINLAVFKNTDNIDGATKFVKFMTSDAEQKTLNETYGSIPPVKAAQEDPAFNTPALKVIRDTLAKSAAPLPQVPNESQFETAVGTAVKELFADAAAGRPVTTASVKEKLSEAQQQMPKK